In Paroedura picta isolate Pp20150507F chromosome 1, Ppicta_v3.0, whole genome shotgun sequence, the following are encoded in one genomic region:
- the ZBTB7B gene encoding zinc finger and BTB domain-containing protein 7B gives MGSPEDDLIGIPFPEHSSELLGRLNEQRRRGVLCDVTLRTQGSEYRTHRAVLAASSRYFQRLFAGPGMGVCELDFVGAEALGALLDFAYTATLTISAGSLGEVLRAARLLEIPCVIAACVEILQGNGLEAPVPDDAARERARRYLEAFATLPNPEGDLAEPPACPAPRRSKKTRKFLQTKGSRLNNHATEPSPSPSPSSTGTQGRPSPPSQASPAPAFGLPREDEEEGLQPSRTYPYAYGRSLSPEDLGSDEDPVDPNILSCMRALNPDGLAPGLDAPDKLVRKRRSQMPQECPVCHKVIHGAGKLPRHMRTHTGEKPFACEVCGVRFTRNDKLKIHMRKHTGERPYSCPHCPARFLHSYDLKNHLHLHTGARPYECCLCHKAFAKDDHLQRHLKGQNCLEVRTRRRRRGGDRESESLPAAGTPPPTGDLELTNGQIEGLLSLARYWDQDRALRAPSPAPKEEEDEEEDEEDEDGAAEKMQTDGPAAIGMA, from the exons ATGGGCAGCCCCGAAGACGACTTGATCGGGATCCCTTTCCCGGAGCACAGCAGCGAACTCCTGGGACGGCTGAACGAACAGCGACGGCGGGGGGTGCTCTGCGACGTGACCCTCCGGACTCAGGGCTCCGAATACCGGACCCACCGGGCCGTGCTGGCCGCCTCCAGCCGCTACTTCCAGCGGCTCTTCGCCGGGCCGGGCATGGGGGTGTGCGAGCTGGATTTCGTGGGCGCCGAGGCCCTGGGGGCCCTCCTGGACTTTGCCTACACCGCCACCTTGACCATCAGCGCGGGCAGCCTCGGCGAGGTGCTGCGGGCCGCCCGcctcctggagatcccctgcgtCATCGCGGCCTGCGTGGAGATCTTGCAGGGCAACGGGCTGGAAGCCCCCGTCCCCGATGACGCGGCCCGGGAACGCGCCCGCCGCTACCTGGAGGCCTTTGCCACCCTGCCCAACCCCGAGGGCGACTTGGCCGAGCCGCCGGCCTGCCCGGCCCCCCGCCGCAGCAAGAAAACCCGCAAGTTCCTGCAAACCAAAGGTTCCCGCCTCAACAACCACGCCACGGAGCCGTCCCCTTCGCCGTCCCCTTCCTCGACCGGGACCCAGGGGCGGCCCAGCCCCCCGAGCCAGGCCTCTCCCGCGCCGGCCTTCGGCCTGCCCCGAGAGGACGAGGAAGAGGGCCTCCAGCCGTCCCGCACCTACCCTTACGCCTACGGCCGGAGCCTTTCGCCCGAGGACCTGGGCTCGGACGAAGACCCCGTCGACCCCAACATCCTAAGCTGCATGCGGGCGCTGAACCCGGACGGGCTGGCTCCAGGCCTCGACGCTCCCGACAAGCTGGTGCGCAAGCGCCGGTCGCAGATGCCGCAGGAGTGCCCCGTCTGCCACAAGGTGATCCACGGGGCCGGCAAGCTGCCCCGCCACATGcgcacccacaccggggagaagccgttCGCCTGCGAAGTCTGTGGGGTCCGCTTCACTCG GAACGACAAGCTGAAAATCCACATGCGGAAGCACACAGGCGAGCGCCCTTACTCCTGCCCTCACTGCCCTGCTCGCTTCCTGCACAGCTACGACCTGAAGAACCACCTGCACCTGCACACGGGGGCCCGCCCCTATGAGTGCTGCCTGTGCCACAAGGCCTTTGCCAAGGACGACCACCTCCAGCGCCACCTCAAGGGCCAGAACTGCCTGGAGGTCCGGACGAGGCGCCGGCGCCGTGGGGGCGACCGTGAGTCCGAGTCCCTGCCCGCCGCGGGGACGCCTCCGCCCACCGGCGACCTCGAGCTGACCAACGGGCAGATCGAGGGGCTGCTCTCGCTCGCTCGCTACTGGGATCAGGACCGTGCCCTCCGCGCCCCGTCTCCCGCTCCCAAagaagaggaggacgaggaggaagacgaggaagaCGAGGACGGCGCCGCGGAGAAGATGCAGACCGACGGGCCAGCCGCGATAGGAATGGCGTAA